One Brevibacillus choshinensis genomic window carries:
- a CDS encoding Ger(x)C family spore germination protein, translating to MRANWIVLGLCTILLTGCWDRTEINDLAIITAASIDMEGKNKVLLSVQVFIPRALGGSGAGGGSVGGGEGKLTMMRSSEGINIADAMSKLQTKIPRKIFWGHCKVYLFGEEAAKHGLADHIDFLVRHPEPRNRSFLYVSKGKGLDMLTITPALERSTAESLREYANLHIAMAVTLVDYRNMLRSEAEAVAIPMIEDGKNLKSPEDIQIRGIMAGTAILKRDKLIGKVSPTATRGLLWLRDEMQKAAITVRIKDEKGIVSVSPTRTKTTLLPKIENGKWSMLVKVDSEGDVVENGTQLNLMNPKYVAMLQTSVQKDIDERMKMALDVLQHELRTDVVKFAAAFHRKYPKEWEQAKDRWDEIFSQLEVKTDVRVAIRRPGLISAPAGIPQEEVKTE from the coding sequence ATGAGGGCAAACTGGATCGTACTCGGGTTGTGTACCATTCTTTTGACGGGGTGCTGGGATCGAACGGAGATCAACGACTTGGCGATCATCACAGCCGCGTCCATCGATATGGAAGGAAAGAACAAGGTGTTGCTCAGCGTACAGGTATTCATCCCCCGAGCATTGGGGGGAAGCGGCGCCGGAGGAGGAAGTGTAGGGGGTGGGGAAGGAAAGTTGACCATGATGCGCAGCAGTGAAGGCATCAATATTGCTGATGCGATGTCCAAGCTCCAAACCAAAATCCCCAGAAAAATCTTCTGGGGACATTGCAAAGTTTATTTATTCGGGGAAGAGGCTGCCAAGCATGGCCTCGCGGATCATATAGACTTTCTCGTTCGTCACCCGGAGCCGCGGAATCGATCATTTTTATATGTTTCAAAAGGGAAAGGGCTCGATATGCTTACCATCACACCGGCATTGGAGCGGTCTACGGCAGAATCACTCCGAGAGTATGCGAACCTTCATATCGCCATGGCAGTCACGTTGGTCGATTACCGGAACATGCTGAGAAGTGAGGCAGAAGCTGTCGCCATTCCGATGATCGAGGACGGTAAGAATCTGAAAAGTCCAGAAGACATCCAGATCAGAGGAATCATGGCAGGGACAGCCATCCTGAAACGAGACAAATTGATCGGCAAGGTTTCACCGACAGCGACACGGGGGTTGCTGTGGCTTCGCGACGAGATGCAAAAGGCAGCGATCACAGTTCGGATCAAAGACGAGAAAGGAATCGTATCTGTAAGCCCGACTCGCACGAAAACGACACTGCTGCCGAAGATTGAGAATGGCAAATGGTCCATGCTAGTAAAAGTAGACTCAGAAGGGGATGTGGTCGAAAACGGTACTCAGCTGAATCTGATGAACCCGAAGTATGTGGCCATGCTTCAGACGTCTGTGCAAAAGGATATCGATGAACGAATGAAGATGGCCCTGGATGTGTTGCAGCATGAATTACGAACAGACGTGGTTAAATTTGCGGCCGCCTTTCATCGCAAATATCCAAAGGAATGGGAACAAGCCAAAGACCGTTGGGACGAAATCTTTTCGCAATTGGAAGTGAAGACAGACGTCAGAGTGGCTATACGGCGTCCGGGATTAATCTCTGCCCCGGCTGGAATTCCACAGGAAGAAGTGAAAACCGAGTAA
- the panD gene encoding aspartate 1-decarboxylase has product MQRHMCKGKIHRATVTQAELDYVGSITIDALLLKAADIMPYEIVQVTSLRNATRWKTYALPAPEGSGKICLNGPPAHLFQPGDLVIILSMGMYEEEEAVKLVPRVVFVDEHNSITKIEEHHLITNGE; this is encoded by the coding sequence ATGCAACGACACATGTGCAAAGGAAAAATACATCGTGCGACGGTGACGCAGGCAGAGCTTGATTACGTGGGCAGCATCACGATCGATGCCCTTCTTCTAAAAGCAGCAGACATCATGCCGTATGAAATCGTTCAGGTTACCAGTCTGCGCAATGCCACCCGGTGGAAAACATACGCTTTGCCTGCTCCAGAAGGAAGCGGGAAGATTTGCTTGAATGGTCCTCCTGCTCATTTGTTCCAGCCTGGCGATTTGGTCATCATCCTCAGCATGGGAATGTACGAGGAAGAAGAAGCAGTCAAATTGGTCCCGAGAGTCGTTTTTGTTGACGAACATAACAGCATCACCAAGATAGAAGAGCACCATCTTATTACGAATGGGGAGTAA
- a CDS encoding Ldh family oxidoreductase codes for MNPLRYDWMRLEEVAAELFTRVGVSDHHAHTVAQSLVHADLRGIESHGLSRLPIYMKRIEAGVVQLDQEPHIAMQNGATALVDGNNHLGAVVGKHALELATSLARQTGIGFVGVRHSNHFGTCSFYAERSIEQGQILLVLSNAPASMAPTGGIGPFFGTNPIAVGIPAGQEAPFLLDMATSVVARGKIALAAKKGEKIPVDWAIDQDGTPTNDPKLALLGSLLPIGGAKGYGLAMFIDILCGLLTGAASGPGVQSLYENWTQPQDIGHVFLTIDIEHFWPLPVFQRRMDEYIREIKAVPKAEGASEILIPGEIERRKMMDQKAQGVCLAPGIARELEQTCADYGVDWGRARVGS; via the coding sequence TTGAATCCATTACGGTACGACTGGATGCGATTGGAGGAAGTGGCCGCCGAACTGTTTACGCGCGTCGGAGTATCCGATCACCACGCACATACGGTCGCCCAGTCCTTGGTTCACGCCGATTTGCGTGGCATTGAATCGCACGGGCTTTCTCGTTTGCCGATTTATATGAAGAGGATTGAAGCGGGTGTCGTCCAACTGGATCAAGAGCCGCATATTGCCATGCAAAACGGGGCAACGGCACTCGTGGACGGCAACAACCATCTCGGCGCAGTGGTAGGAAAGCATGCTCTGGAGCTTGCCACTTCTCTCGCTAGACAGACGGGTATCGGATTTGTAGGGGTACGTCATTCCAATCATTTTGGGACGTGCTCATTTTATGCAGAGCGATCGATCGAGCAAGGGCAGATCCTGCTGGTCCTGTCGAATGCGCCGGCGTCAATGGCACCGACAGGGGGAATTGGTCCATTCTTCGGTACGAATCCGATAGCCGTAGGCATTCCTGCTGGCCAAGAGGCACCCTTTTTGCTCGATATGGCGACAAGCGTAGTGGCGCGGGGGAAAATTGCGCTGGCAGCTAAAAAAGGGGAAAAGATTCCTGTGGACTGGGCTATCGATCAGGATGGAACCCCGACGAACGATCCAAAGCTGGCCTTGCTCGGATCCTTGCTGCCGATTGGTGGAGCGAAAGGGTACGGACTCGCCATGTTCATCGATATTCTTTGCGGGCTGCTGACGGGAGCAGCGAGCGGTCCCGGTGTGCAAAGCCTTTACGAGAACTGGACGCAGCCTCAAGATATCGGGCACGTCTTTCTCACGATTGATATTGAGCACTTTTGGCCACTCCCTGTCTTTCAACGTAGGATGGACGAGTATATTCGGGAAATTAAAGCCGTTCCGAAAGCAGAGGGAGCCTCGGAGATCTTGATTCCGGGAGAGATCGAAAGAAGGAAAATGATGGATCAAAAAGCACAGGGAGTGTGCCTGGCACCTGGAATCGCACGGGAGCTGGAGCAGACATGTGCCGATTACGGGGTGGATTGGGGAAGAGCACGGGTCGGGAGCTGA
- a CDS encoding GerAB/ArcD/ProY family transporter, producing the protein MLEQGKISGTQAAMILYSTIMSTAMIIGPSIMAKRASNDLWISPIWASLMGFLAVFIACHLHKRFPKLSIIQQSEQIVGVAAGKVIGFLYLFILVQINGCIVREYTEFITLFLRDTPTIIVSAVLVMVCVYAVQGGIEVLARSAQVFFPLFVAPLVVMILLVLKDMEPQSIFPVLENGLIPTFEAAILPQAWFSEAFLLSFLLPFLDDRKNGKRAAMITVFASMITMIVANLTTWFLMGDVSKTLMFPIMDVARYISVADFFENLESGVMAIWVIGVFIKVSIFLYASVLGTAQWLQLSNYRLVALPIGWLTVLFSFWGLPNFATLSEWNIRVVPFYLSLFFVIMPGILLLFSFFSRKRSKVRGVDSG; encoded by the coding sequence GTGCTAGAACAGGGAAAAATATCGGGTACGCAAGCAGCGATGATCCTGTATTCGACCATCATGTCAACTGCCATGATTATAGGGCCGAGCATCATGGCAAAGCGAGCATCCAACGACTTGTGGATCTCTCCCATCTGGGCTTCCCTCATGGGCTTTCTAGCGGTGTTCATTGCCTGTCACCTGCACAAACGTTTTCCAAAGCTCAGCATCATCCAGCAGAGCGAGCAAATTGTAGGGGTGGCAGCCGGAAAGGTCATCGGATTTTTGTATTTGTTCATCCTGGTGCAGATCAATGGCTGCATCGTTCGGGAATACACGGAGTTCATTACTTTATTTTTGAGAGACACGCCGACCATTATCGTGAGTGCGGTCCTGGTGATGGTTTGTGTCTATGCAGTCCAGGGGGGGATTGAAGTGCTGGCTCGTTCCGCACAAGTTTTTTTCCCCTTGTTTGTCGCTCCATTGGTCGTAATGATCCTTCTCGTCCTAAAAGATATGGAACCGCAAAGCATTTTCCCTGTGCTCGAAAATGGCCTGATTCCAACGTTCGAGGCGGCCATACTCCCACAGGCGTGGTTTTCCGAAGCATTTCTGTTATCCTTTCTGCTTCCCTTTCTGGATGATCGGAAAAATGGGAAGAGAGCTGCCATGATCACGGTCTTTGCGTCAATGATCACCATGATCGTTGCGAATCTCACGACCTGGTTTTTAATGGGTGACGTGTCCAAAACGCTCATGTTTCCCATCATGGATGTGGCTAGATACATCAGCGTCGCAGATTTTTTTGAAAATCTGGAGTCCGGGGTTATGGCGATATGGGTCATAGGGGTGTTCATAAAGGTCTCGATTTTCCTGTATGCGTCCGTGCTTGGGACGGCCCAATGGCTTCAGCTGTCCAATTATCGCCTAGTCGCCCTCCCCATAGGGTGGCTCACCGTTCTGTTCAGCTTTTGGGGACTGCCGAACTTTGCGACATTATCAGAGTGGAACATACGAGTGGTTCCTTTTTACTTGTCTCTCTTTTTCGTTATCATGCCGGGCATTCTTTTGCTTTTCTCCTTCTTTTCTAGAAAAAGGAGCAAAGTCAGGGGAGTGGATTCCGGATGA
- the brnQ gene encoding branched-chain amino acid transport system II carrier protein, with translation MIRLSKREVILLSFMLFSMFFGAGNLIFPPFLGQSAGANVWISLTGFILSAVGLPILGVVAIAKAGTFHDLATRVHPLFALIFPFLIYVSIGPGLAIPRAGSLAFEMGMGPFIPETWMQSPLSLLLYTIVFFGLVFWLSLSPSKLVDRFGKWLTPTLLILIAVIFLKSLITPMGSLTEPVEKYADHPVLQGFLDGYLTMDALAALVFGIVIANTLRSKGVSDQKALSKYMIMAGLGAGILLTIIYVILGSLGSRSAFLGAAENGAQILTSLMEHLFGESGTIILGAVFTVACLCVSIGLVTSCSQYFQGLFGSLSYRVWVTILCLLSMAIANLGLTQILSVSVPILGAIYPVAIVLIVLALMGRLLPESSSVYATTVYIVAIFGVIDMINSTFMDHVWDSWLNVLPFQAEGAGWIMPALVAGCMGMLLDFGRKTAAAYKKGTT, from the coding sequence ATGATAAGGCTATCAAAGCGCGAAGTTATCTTACTTAGTTTTATGCTTTTTTCCATGTTTTTTGGTGCAGGCAACCTCATCTTTCCACCATTTTTAGGGCAATCCGCTGGGGCAAATGTCTGGATATCCCTCACAGGCTTCATCTTATCCGCTGTCGGTTTGCCTATCTTGGGGGTAGTGGCGATTGCCAAAGCAGGGACGTTTCATGATTTGGCGACCCGTGTGCATCCCCTCTTTGCCCTGATCTTTCCATTCTTGATCTACGTCTCGATTGGTCCGGGGTTAGCGATACCCCGGGCAGGCAGCTTGGCTTTTGAAATGGGGATGGGTCCGTTCATTCCCGAAACGTGGATGCAATCTCCACTTAGTCTTTTGCTCTATACGATTGTATTTTTTGGTCTTGTCTTTTGGCTGAGCTTATCGCCTTCAAAGCTGGTCGATCGTTTTGGTAAATGGCTGACACCGACTTTGCTGATCTTGATCGCGGTTATTTTTCTTAAAAGCTTGATCACGCCAATGGGCTCACTTACCGAGCCGGTGGAAAAGTACGCGGATCATCCAGTCCTTCAAGGCTTTTTGGACGGGTACCTAACGATGGACGCGCTTGCTGCTCTTGTCTTCGGCATTGTGATTGCCAACACCTTGCGAAGTAAAGGGGTAAGCGACCAAAAGGCGTTATCGAAGTATATGATTATGGCCGGTCTGGGTGCCGGTATCCTCCTCACAATCATCTATGTCATTTTAGGAAGCCTTGGATCTCGGAGCGCTTTTCTGGGCGCGGCGGAGAATGGCGCCCAAATTTTGACGAGCCTCATGGAGCATCTATTTGGCGAGAGTGGTACTATCATCCTTGGTGCTGTGTTCACCGTAGCTTGCTTATGTGTGTCTATCGGGCTCGTCACGTCCTGCAGTCAATACTTTCAAGGGCTATTTGGCAGTCTGTCATATCGGGTGTGGGTTACGATCTTGTGTCTGCTTAGCATGGCGATTGCCAATCTGGGTCTGACTCAGATTTTGAGCGTTTCCGTTCCGATTTTGGGTGCTATTTATCCAGTTGCGATCGTACTGATCGTCTTGGCGCTAATGGGCAGGCTGCTTCCAGAGTCTTCGAGCGTGTATGCGACGACGGTGTATATCGTCGCCATCTTCGGTGTCATCGACATGATTAACAGTACATTCATGGACCACGTTTGGGACTCATGGCTCAATGTTCTGCCTTTCCAAGCAGAAGGAGCTGGATGGATCATGCCTGCTCTGGTGGCAGGTTGCATGGGAATGCTCTTGGATTTTGGGCGAAAGACAGCTGCGGCATACAAAAAAGGGACCACTTGA
- a CDS encoding alpha/beta fold hydrolase: protein MFCDLGNVSVYYETHGEGFPIVMIHGFTPDHRLMTGCLEPVFENQPGWRRIYLDLPGMGQTKGEEWIKGSDHMLEVVERFIEKMIPEGRYLLAGESYGGYLIRAIAARQPERVAGMLFICPLVEPIAAKRILPMPAVIAQDKEFVASLTPEQQSRFTPLSVVQDRYNWERFEKEILPGLQIADPDFLQKISKRYEFSFEWGEPVPFDKPVLFLTGRQDHVTGYQDVWAILEQYPRASIAVLDRAGHNLQTEQSGLFTALVDEWLKRVMENENLQ, encoded by the coding sequence ATGTTCTGCGATTTGGGAAATGTTTCAGTTTACTATGAGACTCACGGGGAAGGCTTTCCGATCGTGATGATCCACGGATTTACGCCGGACCATCGATTGATGACAGGATGCCTGGAACCTGTTTTCGAGAATCAACCGGGATGGCGACGGATTTATTTGGATTTGCCTGGGATGGGACAAACCAAGGGAGAAGAATGGATAAAGGGATCAGATCACATGCTTGAAGTGGTGGAAAGGTTCATAGAGAAAATGATTCCTGAGGGAAGGTATTTACTGGCGGGGGAATCATACGGGGGATATTTGATCAGAGCCATTGCAGCCAGACAGCCAGAGAGGGTAGCGGGCATGCTGTTCATTTGCCCCCTTGTTGAACCAATCGCTGCCAAACGCATTTTGCCTATGCCAGCAGTCATCGCTCAGGACAAAGAATTTGTGGCTTCGCTTACTCCTGAACAACAAAGTAGATTTACACCTTTGTCTGTTGTGCAGGATCGGTACAACTGGGAGCGATTTGAAAAAGAGATTCTGCCTGGGCTTCAAATAGCAGATCCTGATTTTTTGCAAAAGATAAGCAAACGATACGAATTTTCTTTTGAATGGGGAGAGCCAGTACCGTTTGACAAGCCTGTCCTGTTTTTAACAGGCAGACAGGATCATGTGACAGGCTATCAGGATGTATGGGCCATATTGGAACAATACCCGCGTGCCAGCATTGCGGTCCTCGACCGGGCAGGTCACAATCTGCAGACCGAGCAGAGTGGCTTATTTACCGCACTCGTTGACGAATGGCTGAAACGTGTCATGGAAAATGAAAACTTACAATGA
- a CDS encoding YheC/YheD family protein: protein MRKPPNVGKWSKHQHLVKSEFLRDYLPATRQFTPETLWEYVEDYQKVMLKPSGGGGGAGIIQLTDRGENRYLVHAGSAKRIVEGRTKTVEYVKSLFRPKPYLLQPLIPLGKIDGRPFDVRVMVQRTGKNSPWIVTGWVAKLAGPGFVVTNVARSRGKVLPLKTAIRLSNISASEDLEEEISEVALAAANELGKAYPTLRAIGLDMGIDIEGKPWIIEANFRPSLSLFRQLKDQTFYRKIIAMQKH from the coding sequence GTGAGAAAACCGCCAAATGTCGGGAAATGGAGTAAACATCAACACCTGGTAAAAAGCGAGTTTTTGCGCGATTACCTGCCCGCCACACGGCAGTTTACTCCAGAAACGCTGTGGGAATATGTAGAGGATTATCAAAAAGTCATGCTGAAGCCTTCTGGTGGCGGAGGAGGGGCAGGCATTATTCAGCTTACGGATCGAGGGGAGAATCGCTATCTCGTTCACGCGGGGAGTGCCAAACGCATTGTAGAAGGTCGGACGAAGACTGTCGAGTATGTCAAATCTCTGTTTCGGCCAAAGCCCTATTTATTGCAGCCGCTTATTCCGCTGGGCAAGATCGATGGAAGACCATTCGACGTTCGGGTAATGGTGCAGCGTACGGGAAAAAATTCTCCCTGGATCGTGACGGGGTGGGTAGCCAAATTGGCAGGTCCAGGCTTTGTCGTGACCAACGTCGCCCGAAGCCGAGGGAAAGTCCTCCCTCTTAAGACCGCCATCCGTTTGTCTAACATTTCTGCCTCGGAGGATTTGGAGGAGGAGATCTCTGAAGTCGCTTTGGCCGCTGCCAATGAGCTCGGAAAAGCATATCCGACCCTGCGGGCGATCGGTCTGGACATGGGCATTGATATAGAAGGGAAGCCGTGGATCATTGAGGCAAACTTCCGCCCGTCCCTTTCACTGTTTCGCCAGCTGAAGGATCAAACCTTCTACCGCAAAATTATCGCCATGCAAAAACATTAA
- a CDS encoding DUF418 domain-containing protein, protein MKAAPVAEGDRIRQLDVIRGFALFGIFLVNMPTFLQPALFLPENGLPAGHTRLDDWIRLLFDMFVQTKFYTIFSILFGAGFSLFMSRAEQKGFAVRSLYMRRLVGLLMFGLAHLFFLWYGDILHTYALTGLLLIFFYRASDRAVLRWTWLLVISLQSLYAITLFTPEDSAEAVNAVSPLLAVQASEVYNFGTWSDWLSFRLTNELPLLMENEWFAIWSILPLFLIGFYLERRGVLQRAQEYLPVIKRLWWVLLVLSAVLVSMIPLLHGDWVRFPAPASVSVQVFVEWSGLTLCGFYMSSLLLLYETKRGRSLLRHLEPVGRMALTNYLGQTLISVGIVRIFHLYGEAGMGAGLLICLIVYPLQIAASRWWLSRYRFGPAEWVWRCFTYASLVPMRRMDPGSG, encoded by the coding sequence GTGAAAGCAGCTCCTGTAGCTGAGGGAGATCGGATTCGCCAACTGGATGTGATTCGCGGTTTCGCCTTGTTTGGGATTTTTTTAGTCAATATGCCGACGTTCTTGCAGCCTGCGTTATTTCTTCCCGAGAATGGTTTGCCTGCTGGGCATACCCGCTTGGATGATTGGATTCGTCTTCTGTTCGATATGTTTGTACAGACCAAGTTCTACACCATTTTCTCAATATTGTTTGGTGCAGGCTTTTCCTTGTTTATGAGTCGAGCGGAACAAAAAGGGTTTGCCGTACGCTCTCTCTATATGAGAAGACTGGTTGGGCTCTTGATGTTTGGCTTAGCCCATCTTTTCTTTTTATGGTACGGAGATATTTTACATACCTACGCCTTGACGGGATTGCTTTTGATTTTCTTTTATCGGGCGAGTGATAGAGCTGTTCTCCGATGGACGTGGCTGCTTGTGATTAGCCTTCAATCTCTCTACGCCATCACACTGTTCACTCCGGAAGATTCTGCGGAGGCAGTGAACGCAGTGTCCCCTCTATTGGCGGTTCAAGCGAGCGAGGTATACAACTTCGGTACCTGGTCGGACTGGTTGTCTTTTCGCCTCACGAACGAGCTGCCGCTGCTGATGGAAAACGAATGGTTTGCCATTTGGTCAATCTTGCCGCTCTTTCTCATTGGCTTTTACCTGGAGAGACGCGGGGTGCTTCAACGGGCACAGGAGTATCTACCCGTGATCAAACGACTGTGGTGGGTACTTCTCGTATTAAGTGCTGTTCTCGTCTCGATGATTCCGCTCTTGCATGGCGATTGGGTGCGTTTTCCAGCGCCAGCATCCGTGTCTGTGCAAGTGTTTGTCGAGTGGAGCGGCTTGACATTGTGCGGCTTTTATATGAGTTCATTGCTGCTTTTGTATGAAACGAAAAGGGGCCGCAGCCTGCTCAGGCATCTCGAGCCTGTGGGACGGATGGCCTTGACGAATTATTTGGGGCAAACATTGATTTCGGTGGGGATTGTTCGTATTTTTCATCTGTACGGGGAAGCTGGCATGGGGGCAGGCTTGTTGATTTGTTTGATCGTTTACCCGCTGCAGATCGCGGCCAGCAGATGGTGGCTCTCTCGGTATCGCTTCGGCCCAGCCGAATGGGTTTGGCGGTGCTTTACGTACGCGTCCCTCGTGCCTATGAGGAGAATGGATCCAGGTTCGGGATAA
- a CDS encoding spore germination protein, with amino-acid sequence MAGNARKWWRRNKGRINQQQAPTQTLLGKNLAQTEELLRSLYTNCSDIVFRSFLIFGTTPALLIYIDGLANIEELDARVLAPLMAGRGNIEMSTNDFLQRAIPVSKWHDINSVEACVESISCGYPVLLIDQQELAISIGLPKWEKRSIEEPAAEGVVRGPREGFTESIGVNTSLLRRLIKTPALKMERKQVGGLTKTYVVVAYIEGVVDPSLITEVNSRLDRIDMDGILESSYIEEMIEDQPASPFPQILSTERPDVVCGNLLEGRIAIIVDGTPFVLIAPTTLFSLLQSSEDYYQRSIAGTAIRWLRYLFTSMSLVLPSLYVALITYHHEMVPTSLLISMASSREAVPFPALVEAMLMEITFEALREAGVRLPKQIGAAVSIVGALVIGQAAVQAGLISAPMVIVVAITGIASFMIPHYIAGISIRILRFPMMLLAGTLGLLGIMLGIILVVVHLCSLRSFGVPYLSPIGPLKVGELKDTLIRAPWWMMDTRPHLTGEPNTYRQASGLKPGPTKGGESS; translated from the coding sequence GTGGCGGGAAATGCCCGAAAGTGGTGGAGAAGGAACAAGGGCAGAATCAATCAGCAGCAAGCTCCCACGCAAACCTTGCTCGGTAAAAACCTGGCACAAACAGAAGAACTCCTGCGCTCCCTCTATACCAATTGCTCGGATATTGTTTTCCGATCGTTTCTGATCTTCGGTACCACACCCGCCCTATTAATATACATCGATGGGCTGGCAAACATCGAGGAGCTGGATGCCAGAGTCCTCGCCCCTCTCATGGCTGGCAGAGGCAACATCGAGATGAGTACGAACGATTTTTTGCAAAGAGCGATTCCAGTTTCAAAATGGCATGATATCAATTCGGTAGAGGCTTGCGTGGAATCGATCTCCTGCGGATACCCGGTCCTGCTCATCGACCAGCAGGAGCTGGCCATCTCCATCGGATTGCCGAAGTGGGAAAAGCGGTCGATCGAAGAACCAGCGGCCGAGGGAGTGGTCCGCGGGCCGAGGGAAGGCTTCACGGAATCCATCGGAGTCAACACTTCTTTATTGCGAAGACTGATCAAGACGCCTGCGCTCAAGATGGAGCGCAAGCAGGTTGGGGGATTGACAAAGACCTACGTCGTAGTTGCCTATATCGAGGGGGTGGTCGACCCGTCATTAATCACGGAAGTAAACTCCCGGCTAGATCGGATCGATATGGACGGGATCTTGGAAAGTTCCTATATCGAAGAAATGATTGAGGATCAACCAGCGTCGCCGTTTCCCCAAATATTGAGCACGGAACGCCCGGATGTCGTCTGCGGGAATCTGCTCGAAGGTCGCATCGCAATCATTGTAGACGGTACACCCTTTGTCCTGATCGCACCGACTACCTTGTTTTCGCTGCTTCAATCCAGCGAGGATTACTACCAACGCTCGATAGCCGGTACAGCGATTCGTTGGCTTCGCTATCTGTTTACTTCGATGTCGTTAGTGCTGCCTTCTTTGTACGTTGCCCTTATCACCTATCATCATGAAATGGTGCCCACCTCTCTTCTCATCAGCATGGCTTCCTCGCGTGAAGCGGTACCCTTCCCGGCGCTAGTGGAAGCCATGCTCATGGAAATCACATTCGAAGCTTTGCGCGAAGCAGGAGTCCGGTTGCCCAAGCAGATAGGTGCGGCAGTCAGTATTGTCGGAGCGCTGGTGATCGGGCAAGCAGCGGTACAGGCAGGGCTCATATCTGCACCGATGGTCATTGTCGTCGCCATCACAGGAATTGCCTCCTTCATGATTCCCCACTACATTGCGGGTATTTCCATAAGGATTCTGCGTTTTCCCATGATGCTGCTCGCGGGAACACTCGGTTTGCTAGGGATTATGCTTGGAATTATTTTAGTGGTGGTCCACTTATGTTCCCTGCGATCGTTCGGTGTGCCATACCTGAGTCCGATCGGCCCTTTGAAGGTGGGGGAATTAAAGGACACACTTATTCGTGCGCCTTGGTGGATGATGGACACACGTCCGCATTTAACCGGAGAACCGAATACGTATAGACAAGCATCGGGATTAAAACCAGGACCGACAAAAGGAGGGGAGTCATCATGA
- a CDS encoding GerAB/ArcD/ProY family transporter — protein MLERGKISASQMGMMMFLAVVASGVMWIPGITGKYARNDLWLSPIWAAFIGVITVWTAIRLHRLYPQKSAIQYSEEILGRLGGKVIGFLMIFFYLHLTGFIVRSYAEFIVANFLHRTPVSVIVISMIGVCAFAVTGGVEVVGRTAQLFFPVFLIPVFFMPLLLGDMKLDYLFPVLEHGVLPSLKGALVPGGWFSEMFIMSFFLPYVKDVEKGMRSGFLTVFGITMLLTMINLFILFVLGKQVGDFLFPVMVAFRYISVAEFFENMESLIMAIWILGMFVKISVFYYVTVMGAGQWMRASEYRYLVLPFGLLIGLFSFWSYPDFDTGLQFDMYAFPFYGPSILTVLPLLLLLVGSLRKRQQSRSQVIRP, from the coding sequence ATGCTGGAACGTGGGAAAATATCAGCGTCACAAATGGGCATGATGATGTTCCTCGCTGTTGTGGCTTCAGGAGTGATGTGGATTCCTGGCATCACCGGTAAATACGCCAGGAATGATCTCTGGCTATCTCCGATCTGGGCAGCGTTCATCGGGGTGATTACGGTCTGGACTGCCATACGCTTGCATCGCCTGTACCCGCAAAAATCAGCCATCCAGTACAGTGAAGAAATATTGGGGCGTCTAGGTGGCAAAGTGATCGGTTTCCTCATGATCTTTTTCTATTTGCATCTGACGGGCTTCATTGTTCGCAGCTACGCGGAGTTCATTGTGGCGAATTTTCTCCACCGTACGCCAGTCAGTGTCATCGTCATCAGTATGATTGGTGTTTGTGCTTTCGCCGTAACGGGTGGTGTTGAAGTGGTGGGGAGAACAGCGCAATTGTTTTTCCCAGTTTTCTTAATACCCGTATTCTTTATGCCGCTCCTTCTGGGGGATATGAAGCTGGATTACTTGTTTCCGGTCCTGGAGCATGGCGTATTGCCTTCCCTAAAAGGCGCCTTGGTACCAGGCGGGTGGTTCAGCGAAATGTTTATCATGTCTTTCTTCCTGCCTTATGTGAAAGATGTGGAAAAAGGTATGCGCTCAGGATTTCTGACCGTATTTGGCATCACCATGCTTCTCACGATGATCAACCTGTTCATTCTGTTTGTGCTGGGAAAGCAGGTGGGGGATTTCCTTTTTCCCGTTATGGTAGCGTTTCGGTATATTAGCGTTGCCGAATTTTTTGAGAACATGGAATCGCTGATTATGGCGATCTGGATTTTGGGCATGTTTGTCAAGATCTCGGTTTTCTATTACGTGACTGTGATGGGGGCAGGTCAATGGATGAGGGCGAGTGAATACCGTTATTTGGTCCTGCCTTTTGGATTATTAATTGGTCTTTTCAGCTTTTGGTCCTATCCTGATTTCGATACAGGGCTCCAATTCGATATGTATGCTTTTCCATTCTATGGCCCGTCCATTCTGACAGTACTGCCGTTGCTTCTCTTGCTTGTCGGTTCGTTGCGGAAACGACAACAGAGTCGTTCACAAGTCATAAGGCCGTAA